A stretch of the Vagococcus xieshaowenii genome encodes the following:
- a CDS encoding inositol monophosphatase family protein, whose amino-acid sequence MEINRLSDVVKSWLYEAGEMVLEALNAPLKADEKSSRKDIVTNVDKEIEQFFVSKIIEQFPEDRIIGEEGASRNHDNDTQRTWLIDPIDGTLNFYKQKDYFCLMIAIEQEQGDSLGFIYELMRDEMLWGGPKVGVYLNDKRVSMVVDQPLRDGLININSGMVINNRYNAQQIIKQSLGIRMVGCAGIAIKEVVLGKQVAYMSYLQPWDYAAGRILAESVGIVVAAIDEEQLTLTKRQVVVFATPATYQEIRKIKEL is encoded by the coding sequence ATGGAGATAAATAGGTTAAGTGATGTGGTGAAAAGTTGGTTATATGAAGCAGGTGAGATGGTTTTAGAAGCATTAAACGCGCCACTCAAGGCCGATGAGAAATCTAGTCGCAAAGATATCGTTACGAATGTGGATAAAGAAATCGAACAATTTTTTGTCAGTAAAATTATCGAACAGTTTCCAGAAGATCGTATTATAGGAGAAGAAGGCGCAAGTAGAAATCATGACAACGACACACAAAGAACGTGGTTGATAGATCCTATTGATGGAACGTTAAATTTTTATAAACAAAAAGACTACTTTTGCTTGATGATTGCCATTGAGCAAGAGCAGGGGGATTCATTAGGTTTTATCTATGAGTTGATGCGTGATGAGATGCTATGGGGTGGACCTAAAGTTGGCGTATACTTAAATGATAAGCGAGTATCAATGGTGGTCGATCAACCGTTAAGAGATGGGCTTATTAATATTAATTCAGGTATGGTGATAAACAACCGTTATAACGCGCAACAGATTATTAAACAATCACTTGGGATCAGAATGGTAGGGTGTGCTGGTATTGCTATTAAGGAAGTTGTTTTAGGCAAACAGGTCGCATATATGTCTTATTTACAGCCATGGGATTATGCGGCAGGACGTATTTTGGCCGAAAGTGTTGGAATTGTCGTTGCGGCTATAGATGAAGAACAATTAACATTAACTAAACGTCAAGTGGTCGTTTTTGCCACACCTGCTACCTATCAAGAAATCAGGAAAATTAAAGAACTGTAA
- the typA gene encoding translational GTPase TypA, producing MKLREDIRNVAIIAHVDHGKTTLVDELLRQSHTLDERKELQERAMDSNDIERERGITILAKNTAIQYNGTRINIMDTPGHSDFGGEVERIMKMVDGVVLVVDAYEGTMPQTRFVLKKALEQRITPIVVVNKIDKPSARPEEVVDEVLELFIELGADDDQLDFPVVYASAINGTSSLSDDPADQEHTMNPIYDQIIEHIPAPVDNSEEPLQFQVSLLDYSDYVGRIGIGRVFRGTIKVGDQVSLMKLDGSAKNFRVTKIFGFLGLDRVEIQEAKAGDLIAVSGMEDIFVGETVTPVDHQDALPILHIDEPTLQMTFLVNNSPFAGREGKFVTSRKIEERLMSELQTDVSLRVENTDSPDAWIVSGRGELHLSILIENMRREGYELQVSRPKVIEKEVDGILCEPFERVQIDTPEEYMGGVIESLGQRKGEMLDMINSGNGQVRLIFLVPARGLIGYSTEFMSMTRGYGIMNHTFDQYLPKIQTQLGGRRNGALVSIDTGKATTYSIMSIEERGTVFVEPTTEVYGGMIVGENSRENDLTVNITRAKQMTNVRSANKDQTSVIKKPKILTLEESLQFLNDDEYCEVTPESVRLRKQLLDKGERERAAKKKKNSEQE from the coding sequence GTGAAATTAAGAGAAGATATTAGAAACGTAGCGATCATCGCCCACGTTGACCATGGTAAAACAACATTAGTAGACGAGTTATTACGTCAGTCACACACATTAGACGAGCGTAAAGAATTGCAAGAAAGAGCAATGGACTCAAACGATATCGAGCGTGAGCGTGGTATCACTATTTTAGCAAAAAACACAGCTATTCAATACAACGGAACACGTATTAACATTATGGACACACCTGGTCACTCGGACTTCGGTGGAGAAGTAGAACGTATTATGAAAATGGTTGACGGAGTTGTCTTAGTCGTAGATGCTTACGAAGGTACAATGCCTCAAACACGTTTCGTATTGAAAAAAGCTTTAGAACAACGTATTACACCAATCGTGGTAGTAAACAAAATTGACAAGCCATCAGCACGTCCAGAAGAAGTTGTGGATGAAGTGTTAGAATTATTTATCGAATTAGGAGCAGATGACGATCAATTAGATTTCCCAGTTGTTTATGCTTCAGCTATCAACGGAACATCTAGTTTATCTGATGATCCAGCAGATCAAGAACATACAATGAACCCAATTTATGATCAAATTATTGAACATATCCCAGCACCAGTTGATAATAGCGAAGAGCCATTACAGTTCCAAGTATCATTGTTAGACTACAGTGATTATGTTGGACGTATCGGTATTGGTCGTGTGTTCCGTGGAACAATCAAAGTAGGAGATCAAGTATCATTAATGAAACTTGATGGTTCTGCTAAAAATTTCCGTGTCACAAAAATCTTTGGTTTCTTAGGATTAGATCGTGTTGAAATCCAAGAAGCAAAAGCTGGTGATTTAATTGCCGTTTCAGGTATGGAAGATATCTTCGTTGGTGAAACTGTTACACCAGTTGATCATCAAGATGCATTACCAATCTTACATATTGATGAACCAACATTACAAATGACATTTTTAGTAAATAATTCACCATTTGCTGGTCGTGAAGGTAAATTTGTCACATCAAGAAAAATTGAAGAGCGTTTAATGAGTGAATTACAAACAGACGTATCTTTACGTGTTGAAAATACTGATTCACCGGATGCTTGGATTGTTTCAGGACGTGGGGAATTACATTTATCTATCTTAATAGAAAACATGCGTCGTGAAGGATATGAGTTACAAGTATCACGTCCAAAAGTTATCGAAAAAGAAGTGGATGGTATTTTATGCGAACCATTCGAACGTGTACAAATTGACACACCTGAAGAATATATGGGTGGTGTAATTGAATCATTAGGTCAACGTAAAGGTGAAATGCTAGACATGATTAACTCAGGAAATGGTCAAGTAAGATTAATCTTCTTAGTGCCTGCTCGTGGTTTAATCGGTTATTCAACTGAATTCATGTCAATGACACGTGGCTATGGAATCATGAACCACACATTCGATCAATACTTACCTAAGATCCAAACACAATTAGGTGGCCGTCGTAATGGTGCTTTAGTATCTATTGATACAGGTAAAGCAACTACCTACTCAATTATGAGTATCGAAGAACGTGGAACTGTCTTTGTTGAACCAACTACTGAAGTATACGGTGGTATGATTGTTGGTGAAAACAGTCGTGAAAATGACTTAACTGTTAATATTACACGCGCTAAACAAATGACTAACGTTCGTTCAGCTAATAAAGACCAAACATCAGTTATCAAAAAACCAAAAATTTTAACATTAGAAGAATCATTACAATTCTTAAATGATGATGAATATTGTGAAGTAACACCAGAAAGCGTTCGTCTACGTAAACAATTGTTAGACAAAGGTGAGCGTGAACGTGCAGCAAAGAAAAAGAAAAATTCTGAACAAGAATAA
- a CDS encoding class II fructose-bisphosphate aldolase yields the protein MALVSAAEMLKKAREGKYAVGAFNTNNLEWTKAILQGAQESNAPVMIQTSMGAAKYMGGYQVCVHLVEDLIESMGITVPVALHLDHGEYEDALKCIEVGYTSVMYDGSHLDFDKNIEQAKDVVAKAHAKGVSVECEVGSIGGEEDGIIGSGELADPKECKAMADTGIDFLAAGIGNIHGSYPENWTGLSFETLAEIAEITGGHLPLVLHGGSGIPLEQVQKAISLGVSKINVNTECQEVFAAATRKYIEEGKDLEGKGFDPRKLLAPGTEAVVNLVKERIEWFGSKDKA from the coding sequence ATGGCATTAGTATCAGCAGCAGAAATGTTGAAAAAAGCACGTGAAGGTAAATACGCAGTAGGAGCTTTCAACACAAACAACTTAGAGTGGACTAAAGCAATCTTACAAGGTGCTCAAGAATCTAACGCACCAGTTATGATCCAAACATCTATGGGTGCAGCTAAATACATGGGTGGTTACCAAGTATGTGTACACTTAGTAGAAGATTTAATTGAATCAATGGGAATCACTGTTCCTGTTGCATTGCATTTAGACCATGGTGAATACGAAGATGCATTAAAATGTATCGAAGTTGGATACACTTCAGTAATGTATGATGGTTCTCACTTAGACTTCGACAAAAACATCGAACAAGCTAAAGATGTAGTAGCTAAAGCTCACGCTAAAGGTGTTTCAGTTGAGTGTGAAGTTGGATCAATCGGTGGAGAAGAAGACGGAATCATTGGTTCTGGTGAATTAGCTGATCCTAAAGAATGTAAAGCTATGGCTGATACAGGAATTGACTTCTTAGCAGCTGGTATTGGTAACATTCATGGTTCATACCCAGAAAACTGGACTGGTTTATCATTTGAAACATTAGCTGAAATCGCTGAAATCACTGGTGGACACTTACCATTAGTATTACATGGTGGTTCAGGTATTCCTTTAGAACAAGTACAAAAAGCTATCTCTTTAGGCGTTTCAAAAATCAACGTTAACACTGAATGTCAAGAAGTATTTGCAGCTGCAACACGTAAATACATCGAAGAAGGTAAAGATTTAGAAGGTAAAGGTTTTGACCCTCGTAAATTATTAGCTCCTGGTACTGAAGCTGTTGTTAACTTAGTTAAAGAACGTATCGAATGGTTCGGTTCAAAAGATAAAGCTTAA
- a CDS encoding glycoside hydrolase family 1 protein gives MEYKQLKAFPKDFLWGSASAAYQVEGAWNEDGKGPSVWDEFVKIPGKTFKGTNGELAVDHYHRYKEDIALMKEQGLKAYRFSIAWTRIFPNGRGEINQAGLDFYINLVDELIANGIEPLVTLYHWDLPQALQDEYMGWESRQVIDDFVNYATVLFETFRGKVKYWISLNEQNIFIQLGYLMAVHPPAVVDPKRMYEANHIANLANASVIKKFHEMDMPGQIGPSFAYTPNYSFDSNPLNVLAAEDTEDIMANFWLDVYAWGEYPIFAMNYLKEQGVAPTIEPGDMALLKEGKPDFLGVNYYQTATHVFNPLNGVGMGKMNTSGKKGSSEETGMPGVSKKVANPFIDRTNWDWEIDPQGLRIALRRMTSRYRMPILITENGLGEYDKITETNEIHDDYRINYLSSHVKAIQEAITDGVTVLGYCTWSYTDLLSWLNGYQKRYGFVYVDQDETQNGSLTRYKKDSYYWYQNVIATNGEEL, from the coding sequence ATGGAATACAAACAATTAAAAGCGTTTCCGAAAGATTTTTTGTGGGGATCAGCTTCAGCGGCTTATCAAGTAGAGGGTGCATGGAATGAAGATGGTAAAGGACCATCAGTATGGGATGAATTCGTTAAAATTCCTGGAAAAACGTTCAAAGGAACAAATGGTGAATTAGCAGTTGATCATTACCACCGTTATAAAGAAGACATTGCGTTAATGAAAGAACAAGGCTTAAAAGCGTATCGTTTTTCAATTGCTTGGACACGTATTTTTCCAAATGGACGCGGGGAAATAAATCAAGCTGGTTTAGATTTTTACATTAATTTAGTAGATGAATTAATTGCTAATGGGATTGAACCACTTGTAACACTTTATCATTGGGATTTACCTCAAGCGTTACAAGATGAATATATGGGATGGGAATCTCGTCAAGTCATTGATGATTTCGTGAATTACGCGACGGTTTTATTTGAAACATTCCGTGGTAAAGTGAAGTATTGGATTAGTTTGAACGAGCAAAATATATTTATTCAACTTGGTTACTTGATGGCTGTTCATCCACCAGCAGTAGTAGATCCAAAACGTATGTATGAAGCTAATCACATTGCTAATTTAGCGAATGCATCTGTTATTAAAAAATTCCATGAAATGGATATGCCAGGACAAATTGGTCCAAGTTTTGCTTACACACCAAATTATTCATTTGATAGCAATCCATTGAACGTATTAGCAGCTGAAGATACCGAAGATATTATGGCTAATTTTTGGTTAGATGTTTACGCATGGGGAGAGTATCCAATTTTTGCTATGAATTACTTAAAAGAACAAGGCGTTGCACCGACAATTGAACCAGGAGACATGGCGCTACTCAAAGAAGGTAAGCCGGATTTTCTTGGGGTTAATTATTATCAGACTGCCACACACGTCTTTAATCCATTGAATGGTGTCGGTATGGGTAAAATGAATACAAGTGGTAAAAAAGGTTCTAGTGAAGAAACAGGGATGCCAGGAGTATCTAAAAAAGTTGCGAATCCGTTTATTGATCGTACGAACTGGGATTGGGAAATTGATCCACAAGGGTTACGTATCGCTTTACGTCGTATGACAAGTCGTTACCGCATGCCTATTTTAATTACTGAAAATGGTTTAGGAGAGTACGATAAAATAACTGAAACGAATGAAATTCATGATGATTACCGTATTAATTACTTAAGTAGTCATGTCAAAGCCATTCAAGAAGCGATAACAGATGGTGTAACGGTCTTAGGTTACTGCACATGGTCTTATACTGACTTATTAAGTTGGTTGAATGGTTACCAAAAACGTTATGGTTTCGTGTATGTCGATCAAGATGAAACACAAAACGGAAGCTTAACACGTTATAAAAAAGATAGCTACTACTGGTATCAAAACGTCATTGCTACTAATGGGGAAGAGTTATAA
- a CDS encoding M3 family oligoendopeptidase: MTYAINWDLDSIFPGGSSSPQLQARLDKLETEIQSFTELVEGWDIHQDSPTFNELTTVITAIDTISNGFSQTGSFINAIQSADVHDKKAGTLFGSLQQLSATFQNAYNTFMEKISSLTDEEWQYLEKSSLAKQQGVLFNLSEVREKGKKLLSKPEEKIINQLSIDGFNAWSSHYDTIVASLTIDYNGDTLSAGQAFNRMMGDSDPIVRAELFEIWEKTWAEKAPLFADTLNHLQGFRLANYELHNTTDFLETPLKYNRMQKETLNMMWQVITENKQLFIDFLTRKAQLFGKEKMEWQDQDAPIVLGDLEETRYTFDEAANFIIENFAKFSPKMADFAQDAFEKSWIEAEDRLGKRPGGYCTALAESQESRIFMTYGGSINEVATLAHELGHAYHSHVMWDLPGMSQDYTMNVAETASTFAELIVADATLKQAQSDLEKINLLDVKMQNAIAMFMNIHARFIFENNFHEARQSHVLSDEEITQLMLDAQKESYQDSLASYHPHFWASKLHFYIDDVPFYNFPYTFGYLFSLGIYAYAQQAEGNFEEDYISLLRDTASMTTENLAQKHLNVDLTKPDFWQNGINILKADIEEFMSLSEQYI; the protein is encoded by the coding sequence ATGACATATGCAATCAATTGGGATTTAGACTCAATTTTCCCTGGAGGTTCATCATCACCACAGTTACAAGCACGTTTAGATAAGTTAGAAACAGAAATTCAGTCATTTACTGAATTAGTTGAAGGATGGGATATTCATCAAGATTCGCCCACATTCAACGAACTAACAACAGTCATTACAGCAATAGATACAATCAGCAATGGGTTTTCCCAAACAGGAAGCTTTATTAATGCGATTCAATCTGCTGATGTTCATGATAAAAAAGCTGGCACACTTTTTGGTAGCTTACAACAATTAAGCGCTACTTTCCAGAACGCTTACAATACCTTTATGGAAAAAATTTCAAGCTTAACAGACGAAGAATGGCAGTATTTAGAAAAAAGTTCTTTAGCTAAGCAACAAGGTGTTTTGTTTAATTTAAGCGAAGTTCGCGAAAAAGGAAAAAAATTACTCTCTAAACCAGAAGAAAAGATTATTAATCAATTATCCATTGATGGTTTTAACGCTTGGAGTTCTCACTACGATACAATCGTTGCTAGCCTAACCATTGATTATAACGGTGACACGTTATCTGCTGGACAAGCATTCAATCGTATGATGGGTGATAGCGATCCTATTGTTCGTGCGGAGCTATTTGAAATATGGGAAAAAACATGGGCAGAAAAAGCACCACTTTTTGCCGATACGTTGAATCATTTACAAGGATTTCGTTTAGCTAATTATGAATTACATAACACAACTGACTTCTTAGAAACACCATTAAAATATAATCGCATGCAAAAAGAAACACTAAACATGATGTGGCAAGTGATTACCGAAAACAAACAACTTTTCATTGACTTCTTAACACGAAAAGCACAGTTATTTGGGAAAGAAAAAATGGAATGGCAAGACCAAGATGCCCCAATCGTTCTTGGCGACTTAGAAGAAACACGTTATACCTTTGATGAAGCAGCAAACTTTATTATTGAAAACTTTGCTAAATTCAGTCCTAAAATGGCCGATTTCGCTCAAGATGCGTTTGAAAAGAGTTGGATTGAAGCAGAAGATCGCCTTGGCAAACGTCCTGGTGGTTATTGTACAGCCTTAGCTGAAAGCCAAGAATCACGTATTTTCATGACATATGGCGGTTCAATCAACGAGGTGGCAACCTTAGCCCATGAATTAGGGCATGCTTATCATAGTCACGTAATGTGGGATTTACCAGGCATGAGCCAAGACTACACAATGAACGTAGCCGAAACAGCTAGTACCTTTGCTGAATTAATCGTAGCTGACGCTACCTTAAAGCAAGCACAATCTGATTTAGAAAAAATCAATTTATTAGATGTAAAAATGCAAAATGCCATTGCGATGTTTATGAATATCCATGCGCGTTTTATTTTTGAAAACAACTTCCATGAAGCACGTCAATCACACGTGTTATCTGATGAAGAAATTACGCAATTAATGTTGGATGCGCAAAAAGAATCTTACCAAGACTCATTAGCATCTTATCACCCACATTTCTGGGCAAGCAAATTGCATTTCTACATTGATGATGTACCGTTTTATAATTTCCCTTATACATTCGGTTACTTATTTAGCCTAGGTATCTATGCATATGCACAACAAGCGGAAGGAAACTTTGAAGAAGATTACATCTCTCTATTACGTGATACTGCTTCAATGACTACTGAAAACTTAGCGCAAAAACACTTAAATGTTGATTTAACCAAACCAGACTTCTGGCAAAATGGTATTAATATCTTGAAAGCTGATATTGAAGAATTTATGAGCTTATCGGAGCAATACATCTAA
- a CDS encoding VanZ family protein, giving the protein MKDLKKSGYLYLLLAVIIMAVLFFSSSQTYEQQSQVGLLSKLLKNEPFKESLTKVKFVYAGSDISIAAKGYASFIEFFIRKGAHFVTYFALGISWLLILNKQLKSVLLASVVSWLSATGYAGLDEFHQMVTGGRTPLVEDIMLDSVGALTGVVICLLILAIRQKK; this is encoded by the coding sequence TTGAAAGACTTAAAGAAGTCAGGCTATCTTTATTTACTACTAGCCGTTATTATTATGGCAGTATTATTTTTTAGTTCCTCTCAGACTTATGAACAACAATCACAAGTGGGTTTGTTGTCAAAATTGTTGAAAAATGAACCGTTTAAAGAGTCATTAACAAAAGTGAAGTTTGTTTATGCAGGAAGTGATATTAGTATTGCGGCAAAAGGGTATGCAAGCTTTATAGAATTTTTTATCCGTAAAGGAGCACATTTTGTCACCTATTTTGCGTTGGGTATCAGTTGGTTGTTAATATTAAACAAGCAACTAAAGAGCGTCTTACTAGCAAGCGTGGTTAGTTGGTTATCCGCAACAGGTTATGCTGGGTTGGATGAGTTTCATCAAATGGTAACCGGAGGACGAACACCGTTGGTTGAAGATATTATGTTGGATAGTGTCGGAGCGTTAACAGGTGTGGTTATTTGTCTTCTTATATTAGCAATTCGCCAAAAGAAATAA
- the comGA gene encoding competence type IV pilus ATPase ComGA: MKQLMRELFDQALAHHASDLYIFPTEESYECTLRYQNKKKIIKQLPLGEGEKFILFLKYLGNMDVGEKRKIQLGSAIVELKDNKELAIRLSSVADYQNRETLVIRFIGNIENQDSFNLINTSSYIQIQDSLTQKGLFIFSGATGSGKTTMMYRLANHCAKKGEQIITIEDPVEFSMSNFLQLQVNEKIDLSYQRLIQLCLRHRPDVLVIGEIRDSETAHAVVRAALTGHTVLTTVHAMDALNVISRLVELGVSIHELKQVLQMVAYLDMRVFEGNEQVATHHQAVHIETLHMTKRFWDKWEGERSN, encoded by the coding sequence GTGAAGCAGTTGATGAGAGAGTTATTTGATCAAGCATTGGCCCATCATGCAAGTGATTTATATATTTTTCCGACAGAAGAAAGTTATGAATGTACGCTAAGATATCAAAATAAAAAGAAAATTATCAAGCAACTGCCTTTAGGTGAAGGAGAAAAGTTTATATTATTTTTGAAATATCTAGGAAATATGGATGTCGGAGAAAAGCGCAAGATTCAACTAGGTTCAGCAATCGTTGAACTCAAAGATAACAAAGAACTTGCCATCCGCTTGTCTTCTGTAGCAGACTATCAAAATCGTGAAACGTTAGTTATTAGGTTTATAGGAAATATAGAAAACCAGGATAGTTTTAATTTGATAAACACCTCATCCTATATTCAAATACAGGACAGCTTGACTCAAAAAGGTTTATTTATTTTTTCTGGTGCGACAGGTTCGGGTAAAACAACCATGATGTATCGATTAGCCAATCATTGTGCCAAAAAAGGTGAACAAATTATTACAATTGAAGATCCTGTAGAATTTTCTATGTCGAATTTTTTGCAGTTACAAGTGAACGAAAAAATTGATCTTAGTTATCAACGTCTCATTCAACTGTGTTTGCGACATCGGCCAGATGTTTTAGTCATTGGTGAAATACGAGATAGCGAAACAGCGCATGCTGTGGTTCGGGCAGCGTTAACGGGTCATACGGTGTTAACAACAGTACATGCGATGGACGCATTAAATGTTATTTCACGTCTGGTTGAACTGGGTGTTTCTATTCATGAGTTAAAGCAAGTTTTACAGATGGTTGCTTATTTGGATATGAGAGTGTTTGAAGGTAATGAACAGGTAGCCACTCACCATCAAGCAGTTCATATCGAAACATTACATATGACTAAAAGATTCTGGGATAAATGGGAAGGAGAGAGGTCCAATTGA
- the comGB gene encoding competence type IV pilus assembly protein ComGB produces the protein MKLKLKNNHKLSLQQQVNVTQLMSDMLENGFSFQESMSFLCLIYESDAELFKQASEKVMESGSITQGVALIGLKKQYIAQLYLSEHHGDLAGAFFRIANQLTDYQKQRKNLIKVLVYPIMLLVFLIGILFLMKFVLLPSMNVEKENQTLAMALINNFPYVFLVLLLIGLLCYGVIVSHRRNHTAIAHYSLLTRLPIVGKLIKLYLTSYMAHEWGKLLAHGIELTGIISIMENEENTLLMQEMGSAFQKSALKGEAMYDVLAACPIFLPGFSLMVRQGERKGKLSEELLMYSNKLWEELLNKIEKLTNYLQPTIFLFVAVMIIAVYAALLLPIYENIEVFT, from the coding sequence TTGAAACTAAAACTTAAAAATAATCATAAGCTCTCTCTTCAACAACAAGTCAATGTCACACAATTAATGTCAGACATGTTAGAGAATGGTTTTTCTTTTCAAGAAAGTATGTCTTTTTTGTGCTTAATTTATGAATCAGATGCTGAATTATTTAAGCAAGCAAGTGAGAAGGTAATGGAATCGGGCAGTATAACACAAGGAGTGGCGTTGATTGGGTTGAAAAAGCAATACATTGCACAACTTTATTTAAGTGAACATCATGGCGATTTGGCTGGGGCATTTTTTAGAATTGCTAATCAACTAACGGATTATCAGAAACAAAGAAAAAATTTAATTAAAGTCTTAGTTTATCCCATTATGTTATTAGTCTTTTTGATAGGGATATTGTTTCTAATGAAATTTGTGTTATTACCTTCTATGAATGTTGAAAAAGAAAATCAAACCTTAGCAATGGCTCTCATTAATAATTTTCCTTATGTTTTTCTTGTACTATTACTGATAGGTTTGTTGTGTTACGGAGTGATAGTTTCTCATCGAAGAAATCATACGGCAATCGCTCATTACAGCTTGTTAACGCGTCTACCGATAGTAGGAAAATTAATCAAGCTTTATTTAACTTCTTATATGGCCCACGAATGGGGGAAATTACTTGCTCATGGTATTGAGTTGACAGGTATTATTAGTATTATGGAAAACGAAGAAAATACGTTGTTAATGCAAGAAATGGGCAGTGCTTTTCAAAAATCGGCACTAAAGGGAGAAGCAATGTATGATGTATTAGCTGCTTGCCCTATTTTTTTACCAGGTTTTTCCTTAATGGTCAGACAAGGTGAGCGAAAAGGAAAACTATCTGAAGAATTGCTGATGTATAGTAATAAACTTTGGGAAGAGCTCTTAAATAAAATCGAAAAACTAACTAATTATTTACAACCAACCATTTTTTTATTCGTCGCAGTGATGATTATTGCAGTTTATGCCGCATTGCTACTACCAATCTATGAAAATATCGAGGTGTTCACATGA
- the comGC gene encoding competence type IV pilus major pilin ComGC codes for MKKKKYQAFTLIEMMVVLFIISVLILLFVPNLSKQKNKVDAEGKSALQSVLTSQVTLYQMNETGDVTLDNLVSKGYITEKQKEQAEGWGIEVP; via the coding sequence ATGAAAAAGAAAAAATATCAAGCATTTACTTTAATTGAAATGATGGTCGTTTTATTTATAATTTCTGTGCTAATTTTATTGTTTGTCCCTAATTTAAGCAAACAAAAGAACAAAGTAGATGCTGAAGGGAAATCTGCCCTTCAGTCAGTTTTAACCTCACAAGTAACGCTTTATCAAATGAATGAGACAGGAGATGTTACGCTTGATAACTTGGTATCAAAAGGTTACATAACCGAAAAACAAAAAGAACAAGCTGAAGGCTGGGGGATTGAGGTCCCATAA
- the comGF gene encoding competence type IV pilus minor pilin ComGF, which translates to MRKNKFKGFTLIEGLYGLFVTAIVLSFFHPFIHYLSFYQEQHSNQAMMEWQTFTSQLERAVTEGTINTITPQTIEYNDASGTHYCVEHYQNMIRRTTSLSGHEPLLLNVSSWQVSQVNEQQLFITVSFLDGSVRSHYQTFNLSGEIENEI; encoded by the coding sequence TTGAGAAAAAATAAATTTAAAGGCTTCACATTAATTGAAGGTTTGTACGGTTTATTCGTGACGGCAATAGTGTTATCTTTTTTTCATCCTTTTATTCATTATCTCTCTTTTTATCAAGAGCAACATTCTAATCAAGCCATGATGGAGTGGCAAACATTTACGAGTCAATTAGAACGAGCTGTTACTGAAGGAACAATTAATACAATCACTCCTCAAACCATTGAGTACAATGATGCATCGGGGACTCATTATTGTGTTGAACACTATCAAAATATGATTAGACGAACGACTAGTCTTTCAGGGCATGAGCCTTTATTATTAAATGTTTCTTCATGGCAAGTTAGCCAGGTAAACGAGCAACAATTATTTATTACCGTCTCATTTTTAGATGGATCTGTCCGTAGTCATTATCAAACGTTTAATCTATCGGGAGAAATAGAGAATGAAATCTAA